In the genome of Fusarium poae strain DAOMC 252244 chromosome 1, whole genome shotgun sequence, the window TTGTCAAGGACCGGGAACAATTTGTACGTTGCTTGTTCTCACAATACATCTGTTTCTTCTAGAGGTTGTAAGCCTTCTTGGCTGTTCCGCCAAAGATCATGGCACGCTCCTCGTCACCCAGGGTCGCCATCCAGCACATGCGCTCAACAACGCTGCGCCATCTGGGCCAGCCATTGTCGTTGTCGACAGTGCATACAGGCCAGTCGCTGCCAAACATGATGCGGCTAGGACCAAATGTAGCAAGGGTGATGCCGAGCCAGCCAAGAGTAGCCTCGAAGATATGGTTGGGGTCCTGCTTTCGCAGGGAATCGGGCATCTCAGAGAAGCCGCCCGAGAGCTTCATGTAGACATGAGAATCTTTGCTGAGAGCGTACACGGCGGTGCGCCAGGCATGGAATCCTGGATCGGATGTGACGTTGATGACGCTAAAGTCTGGTTTGCAGAGATGGTCTAAGAGTAGTTTGTTAATTCATAATCAAGATAAAGGGTAGCAGTGTTGACGGACTTAGCACCAATGTGACTTTTTCATCCTCTGGGACGCCGTCGTGGACACGTTCAACGAATGCAACCACCTCTTCGAGTTGCTTCTTTCCTCGGCGGTGCTgatcaacaccaacatcaaAGGTGAATCCTCGACGGCCAAGCAGCTTTACACCCTCAATGAACTTGTCGTCCAACATGGTGCCATGGGGCTTGTCCTGTAGCAGGTAGCGGAAACCCTTGATCTTAGGCCAAGCATCGCCAgcctcctccttgacacGGTCGAGATAACGCTCCAACACCTCAGGGCCACTGACCACAGGCGCCCAGGGAACGATACCCAGACACAGCTTTGCATCCTCAACTGTGTGACCCTCGCCTTCACGCGGTTGGCCGAGGGCAATACGCTTGAGCCACGAGACCTCAGCTAGAGGAGCTTCCCAGCCTGATCCATCTGCGGCGCCGGCTTCGATATCGTTCTTGCGGTCTGTCTCGACAAAGACAAATCCCAGGAGAGATGGGGCTGAAGAGGTAGCTTCGCGGTATTCTTCGAGAGAATGCTGGCCGGCGAGAGGGTTCTCAGGGGTGTACCAAGAGAGAGAATCGACTTCGGAGGCTGGGTAGAGGTGGATATGGGAGTCGATGATGGGGAGGATGAGTTGGTCGTCGGACATGTTTGCGGTTGGGTGAGCTATGGTTGGATATGAAGATTAGAGCTACAAGAGCTGAGCGTTGACAAGGAATGGTTTGATATTCCTTCTGAATATAATCAAGTCGAATTATGGGGAAATGATTGATGGTTTCTAGTTTGATTGATGATTTACTAGAAAATCAATGTGTTTTGTTGTATGTAGAAACAATGTTCCAAGCAACTACGGTGAGACAAGAGTTGACTTATGCTACAGCCATATCCAATCGATAATAGGGAGTTACCCCGCCATGGATAAGATCCCCCCTCCCCCTGAAGGGTCCTGTTGAGGTCCCATCCCATGGATCCAACGTGTAGACAGGTGGACGAACAACGTTGGTGGGGATTCCCGTTCTTAGGTAGCATGGAATTGATTTCTCAACGGCTAGACTACAAACTTGACCAAGACAAGACTTTCAACATTATATCACTTGAAAACTAAAATGTGGTTTGTTTCATTTCATGAATAGATTCAATCGTCATCTATTCTAGACAGCTAAGCTATTTCATTCATTATTCATTCATTGCTCATTACTGTCCTTGGTCATCCACCTCATTCATACTTCGTAATGGCTAGCCCAGACCTTCATCCATCGCCAGGTCATGAACCACATCCAGATATTGATTGTCAAGAGAAggcttctcatcatcaaggcAGATGAGATTTCTCATGATTTGACAGAATTGTTTCTGAGACGACCTCTTTCAAGGTCTCCCAGCTCACTCGAGAAAGAAACAgagcgaggaagaagaattaCGCTCGCGCAGCCACGATATGTACCCATCGTGGACTGCGCCAAACGGTCGCAGCATCGACCTATCTGACGATCAACGTACCGGCGCGGCTGATACATTCCGAGACCAGCTCGGCGTACCATCCGCATCGGAAATACGTGACGCAGGTCGGAACAGGAAAATGATTGCTGATATTACCACAACAACATAGGTCGAGTCATCCCGGCGCTGGTGTGCTGCCAGGGGATGCCCGATACAAGGAGTGAACGGCTAAGGGTTCTCTCAACCTCTTGCCAAAGTCTTCGCGTTACACCAATGCATTTATGCAACGACGCCGTGGCGGCGGGAGCTGGCGGGAGAGACAGGTTCGtagtcatcctcatcctcgctgTCGCTGGAGCAGGAGTCGCTGTCATCAAAGCCACATCGAGATCCGCCGCAGTCGAGCTTGACACGCTCGCCCTTGCGAGTGATACCGTAGCGCTCGCAAGTGCAAGAGCTGACGTCGGACCCGGGTGTGCTGTAGCCAGAGAGGGACGAGTTGGGAGAAGAGCTGTCGGAGCGGTAGGACAGGGAAGAACCGCTGGAGGAGACTGGCG includes:
- a CDS encoding hypothetical protein (BUSCO:28997at5125), giving the protein MSDDQLILPIIDSHIHLYPASEVDSLSWYTPENPLAGQHSLEEYREATSSAPSLLGFVFVETDRKNDIEAGAADGSGWEAPLAEVSWLKRIALGQPREGEGHTVEDAKLCLGIVPWAPVVSGPEVLERYLDRVKEEAGDAWPKIKGFRYLLQDKPHGTMLDDKFIEGVKLLGRRGFTFDVGVDQHRRGKKQLEEVVAFVERVHDGVPEDEKVTLVLNHLCKPDFSVINVTSDPGFHAWRTAVYALSKDSHVYMKLSGGFSEMPDSLRKQDPNHIFEATLGWLGITLATFGPSRIMFGSDWPVCTVDNDNGWPRWRSVVERMCWMATLGDEERAMIFGGTAKKAYNL